From a single Alkalihalophilus pseudofirmus genomic region:
- a CDS encoding alpha/beta fold hydrolase has product MPKCIINNTEIYYEVVGEGEPIVFTHGASWNHKQWKQQVDIFSKSYKTIIWDVRGHGYSSLPPGKVDSEDFSKDLIGLLNHLKIKKANLCGLSMGGHISLQTAIRFPEFVKSLILIGTPFTMNFNWYEKMFVPINRWSNRLIPITISAKLQARSLSKFNSNNKQYIEDAVSSMSYNNWVRIWNTVTRMDSSDDLDKVTCPTLILHGDNDTMTKSQQGYMNNRIKGSQLFVIDNAHHATNLDNPEQVNQHIHQFIKSL; this is encoded by the coding sequence ATGCCAAAGTGTATTATTAACAATACTGAGATTTACTATGAAGTTGTAGGTGAAGGAGAACCTATAGTATTTACTCACGGAGCGTCATGGAATCATAAACAATGGAAACAACAAGTTGATATCTTTTCTAAATCTTATAAAACAATTATATGGGACGTTCGTGGACACGGATATTCATCGCTGCCTCCTGGAAAAGTTGATTCTGAAGATTTTAGTAAAGATTTAATCGGTTTACTCAATCACTTAAAGATTAAGAAAGCTAACCTTTGTGGTTTATCTATGGGTGGGCATATTTCTTTACAGACCGCAATTCGCTTTCCGGAGTTTGTGAAATCGCTTATCTTGATTGGTACTCCTTTTACAATGAATTTCAATTGGTATGAAAAAATGTTTGTTCCTATCAATCGTTGGTCAAATCGTTTAATACCAATAACTATTTCTGCAAAGCTCCAAGCTCGTAGTTTATCTAAGTTTAATAGTAATAACAAACAATATATTGAGGATGCAGTTAGTTCAATGTCATACAATAACTGGGTTCGTATATGGAATACTGTAACAAGGATGGATAGTAGTGATGACTTAGATAAAGTAACTTGTCCAACTCTAATTTTACATGGGGATAATGATACCATGACCAAAAGCCAACAAGGCTATATGAATAATAGAATAAAAGGGTCGCAACTTTTTGTTATTGATAATGCACATCATGCAACAAATCTGGATAATCCCGAACAAGTCAACCAACACATCCATCAATTTATTAAAAGTTTGTAA